From a single Phacochoerus africanus isolate WHEZ1 chromosome 11, ROS_Pafr_v1, whole genome shotgun sequence genomic region:
- the LOC125110521 gene encoding 40S ribosomal protein S15-like, translating to MAEVEQKKKRTFRKFTYRGVDLDQLLDMSYEQLMQLYSARQRRRLNRGLRRKQHSLLKRLRKAKKEAPPMEKPEVVKTHLRDMIILPEMVGSMVGVYNGKTFNQVEIKPEMTGHYLGEFSITYKPVKHGRPGIGATHSSRFIPLK from the coding sequence ATGGCGGAAGTAGAGCAGAAGAAGAAGCGGACCTTCCGCAAGTTCACCTACCGCGGCGTGGACCTCGACCAGCTGCTGGACATGTCTTACGAGCAGCTGATGCAGCTGTACAGCGCacggcagcggcggcggctgaACCGAGGTCTGAGGAGGAAGCAGCACTCGCTGCTCAAGCGCCTGCGCAAGGCCAAGAAGGAGGCGCCACCCATGGAGAAGCCAGAGGTAGTGAAGACGCACCTGCGAGACATGATCATCCTGCCCGAGATGGTGGGCAGCATGGTAGGCGTCTACAATGGCAAGACCTTCAACCAGGTGGAGATCAAGCCTGAGATGACTGGACACTACCTAGGCGAATTCTCCATCACGTACAAGCCTGTGAAGCATGGCCGGCCTGGTATCGGGGCCACGCACTCCTCCCGCTTCATCCCCCTCAAGTAG